One genomic window of Methyloceanibacter sp. wino2 includes the following:
- a CDS encoding DUF3240 family protein — translation MDQSLCKLTLVCPPDSADHIAELMLNLEPPLPGFTTWAAEGHGFGFGDATVSERVRGRVKRNVIVAVLGRSVAADVLDLIERKGAVAHLSYWIEPVDGFGQMQRTDPAPEQRDEKPEPQPTPEAKQ, via the coding sequence ATGGACCAATCCCTTTGCAAGCTCACGCTCGTCTGCCCCCCGGACAGCGCCGACCACATCGCCGAGCTGATGCTGAATCTCGAGCCGCCGCTGCCGGGATTCACGACATGGGCTGCCGAAGGCCACGGTTTCGGCTTCGGCGACGCGACCGTCAGCGAGCGTGTGCGTGGGCGCGTGAAGCGCAACGTGATCGTGGCCGTGCTCGGCCGCAGCGTCGCCGCCGATGTTCTCGACCTGATCGAGCGAAAGGGCGCCGTCGCCCACCTCTCTTACTGGATCGAACCTGTCGATGGCTTTGGGCAGATGCAGCGGACTGACCCGGCGCCGGAGCAACGTGACGAGAAACCTGAACCCCAACCAACCCCGGAGGCCAAACAATGA
- a CDS encoding HAMP domain-containing sensor histidine kinase yields MTSLKSRLILAASLWIALGTIGAGLVLSAIFKHHVTTQFYDELHVHLDELQRLSEFHQDGSLHLQRNLSDPRYDVPLSGFYWEVQKDGKVLARSASLEGPPLSMPPDAPNDIGVHSHVIEGPTGALIAVEKAVWEDPGEKPDRFIIGTDERHLDAVVSSFNTTLAMSLAAFGLSLVGAATLLILYALKPMRQLRTALQSVRSGHASQLSGQFPTEVVPLVDDLNRLLTSTGDLIQRARTQAGNMAHGLKTPLAIVTDEAYRLGDQGQDQASSTILGQCRKMQSHIDYQIARARAVAMRSTPGVVADPRKAALEVASALGRLYKGESVTIEVDVPEGRRLACDPADLNEMLANLVDNACKHARSTVRIACIGGDATGMTVEDDGQGLPPEAREVVFNIGERWDSRAAGSGLGLAIVRDLARLYGGDVRLGESNLGGLRVELILPAER; encoded by the coding sequence ATGACGAGCCTCAAGAGCAGACTCATCCTTGCCGCCTCGCTGTGGATCGCGCTCGGTACGATCGGCGCCGGTCTGGTGTTGTCCGCGATCTTCAAACATCACGTGACCACGCAGTTCTACGACGAGCTGCATGTCCATCTCGACGAGTTGCAGCGGCTTTCCGAGTTTCACCAGGACGGTAGCCTGCATCTGCAGCGCAACCTCAGCGACCCGCGCTATGACGTTCCGCTCTCCGGCTTTTACTGGGAGGTCCAAAAGGACGGCAAAGTGCTCGCGCGCTCAGCCTCGCTCGAAGGTCCGCCCCTGAGCATGCCGCCCGATGCGCCGAACGATATCGGCGTGCACAGCCACGTCATCGAAGGCCCGACGGGGGCCCTTATCGCGGTGGAGAAAGCCGTGTGGGAGGATCCCGGCGAGAAGCCGGACCGCTTCATCATCGGCACGGACGAACGCCATCTCGATGCGGTCGTCTCGAGCTTCAACACGACGCTCGCAATGTCGCTGGCTGCGTTCGGCCTGTCGCTGGTGGGCGCCGCGACACTTCTCATCCTGTATGCGCTCAAACCCATGCGGCAACTGCGGACGGCTCTGCAGAGCGTCCGCTCCGGACACGCGAGCCAGCTGAGCGGTCAATTCCCGACAGAGGTCGTGCCGCTCGTGGATGACCTCAATCGGTTGCTCACCTCGACGGGCGACTTGATCCAGCGCGCCCGCACCCAAGCGGGCAACATGGCCCATGGTCTGAAGACACCGCTCGCCATCGTCACGGACGAAGCCTATCGGCTGGGCGACCAAGGTCAGGATCAGGCCTCCTCGACCATCCTCGGCCAGTGCCGGAAAATGCAGTCCCATATCGACTACCAAATTGCGCGTGCGCGCGCCGTCGCCATGCGCTCGACCCCCGGCGTCGTCGCCGACCCTCGGAAGGCGGCTCTCGAAGTCGCCTCGGCGCTTGGACGCCTCTACAAGGGCGAGTCGGTTACGATCGAGGTCGACGTGCCGGAGGGACGCCGCTTGGCGTGCGATCCCGCCGACCTCAACGAGATGCTGGCCAACCTGGTGGACAATGCCTGCAAACACGCCAGGTCGACCGTGAGAATCGCCTGTATAGGCGGCGATGCGACGGGGATGACGGTCGAGGACGATGGGCAGGGCCTTCCCCCGGAAGCGCGTGAAGTCGTCTTCAACATCGGCGAACGCTGGGATTCCCGCGCGGCCGGATCCGGATTGGGGCTCGCGATCGTGCGGGACTTAGCCCGCCTCTACGGCGGCGACGTGAGGCTTGGCGAGTCGAATCTCGGAGGCCTACGCGTCGAGCTCATCTTGCCGGCAGAGCGCTGA
- the mctP gene encoding monocarboxylate uptake permease MctP: protein MNFDLTATIVFVVLFVFVTWVGFIAARWRKADLDQLHEWGLGGRRFGTIVTWFLLGGDLYTAYTFIAVPALVFGVGAMGFFAVPYTIMIYPILFLVFPRLWVIARREGHVTAADYIRFRFNSRLLALAVAMTGLVATMPYIALQLVGMEVVIGALGFDTQGFAGHIPLIIAFIILAAFTYTSGLRAPALIAVVKDMLIFVTIFAAIVIIPAKLGGYGAIFDAVPKAKLTLTPPTGNSLGNYSAYVTLALGSALALFLYPHSMTGILSASSGRVIRRNAAALSAYSFILGLIALLGYMAIAAGVDKNPLHAAGFERYGANFAVPALFLDMFPSWFVGVAFAAVAIGALVPAAIMSIACANLFTRNLYKEYWRPNCSDAEEARVAKIVSLVVKVGAVVFILAIPTSYAIQLQLLGGIWIIQLLPPILLGLFTRGFNAHALLLGWAAGTAVGTYMAASRGFVSSIYPFEVLGLTVPGYAALYSVIVNLLVAVALSPVLDRLWPQAEPLDRDPIRR from the coding sequence GTGAATTTCGACCTAACCGCGACCATCGTCTTTGTTGTCCTGTTCGTGTTCGTCACCTGGGTCGGCTTCATTGCCGCGCGTTGGCGGAAGGCGGATCTCGACCAGCTCCACGAATGGGGGCTCGGCGGGCGCCGGTTCGGCACGATCGTGACGTGGTTCCTCTTAGGCGGGGATCTCTACACGGCGTACACCTTCATCGCGGTGCCTGCGCTTGTGTTCGGCGTCGGCGCGATGGGCTTCTTCGCCGTGCCCTATACGATCATGATCTATCCGATCCTGTTCCTGGTGTTCCCGCGTCTTTGGGTCATCGCCAGGCGGGAAGGGCATGTGACGGCGGCGGACTATATCCGCTTCCGTTTCAACTCGCGCCTGCTGGCGCTGGCGGTCGCCATGACGGGCCTCGTCGCGACCATGCCCTATATCGCGCTGCAGCTCGTTGGCATGGAAGTCGTGATCGGCGCGCTCGGCTTCGACACGCAGGGTTTTGCCGGACACATCCCGCTCATCATCGCCTTCATCATCCTGGCCGCCTTTACCTATACGAGCGGCTTGCGCGCGCCGGCGCTGATCGCCGTGGTGAAGGACATGCTGATCTTCGTCACGATCTTTGCGGCGATCGTGATCATCCCGGCCAAGCTCGGCGGCTACGGCGCGATCTTCGATGCCGTCCCGAAAGCCAAACTGACCCTGACGCCGCCGACCGGCAACTCACTCGGCAATTACAGCGCCTACGTGACGCTGGCGCTCGGGTCGGCGCTGGCGCTGTTCCTTTATCCCCATTCGATGACGGGGATCTTGAGCGCCTCCAGCGGCCGGGTCATTCGGCGCAATGCCGCGGCGCTGTCGGCCTATTCCTTCATTCTGGGCTTGATCGCACTGCTCGGCTACATGGCGATCGCGGCCGGCGTGGATAAGAACCCGCTGCATGCCGCCGGCTTCGAACGCTACGGCGCGAACTTCGCCGTGCCCGCGCTCTTTCTCGACATGTTTCCGAGCTGGTTCGTAGGCGTCGCCTTCGCCGCCGTCGCCATCGGTGCGCTCGTGCCGGCGGCGATCATGTCGATCGCTTGCGCGAATCTTTTCACGCGCAATCTCTACAAAGAGTATTGGCGGCCGAACTGCAGCGACGCGGAGGAAGCGCGCGTCGCCAAGATCGTGTCGCTCGTGGTGAAGGTGGGCGCGGTCGTCTTCATTCTGGCGATTCCCACCAGCTATGCGATCCAGTTGCAGCTTCTCGGCGGCATCTGGATCATTCAGCTTCTGCCGCCGATCCTGCTCGGACTGTTCACCCGGGGCTTCAATGCGCATGCGTTGCTGCTCGGCTGGGCGGCCGGCACCGCGGTCGGCACGTACATGGCCGCCAGCCGCGGCTTCGTGTCGTCCATCTATCCGTTCGAGGTGCTGGGGCTCACGGTCCCCGGCTATGCGGCGCTCTATTCGGTCATCGTGAACCTTCTCGTGGCCGTGGCGTTAAGTCCCGTGCTGGATCGCCTTTGGCCGCAGGCCGAACCGCTCGACCGGGACCCGATTCGCCGATAG
- a CDS encoding efflux RND transporter permease subunit, with translation MLRRLIEFSLTQRVFMLLVYALVAAAGVYAFRTIPIDAFPDISPVQVKMILKAPGMTPEEVETRVNTPIEMELLGIPGQTILRSSAKYGVADITLDFEEGTDLYWARQQVAERLASVRGDLPGSVTGGLAPISTPLSDVFMFTIEGGDLSLEDRRSLLDWTIRPALRTIPGVADVNALGGMVRTFEVAPNGAALADAGLGVSDLAAAIEASNRNDGAGRLTEGEKALVVRSEGAITTPKDLEQIVLKMDGERVLRLGDVATVGIGNLTRYGAVTENGNDEAVQGLVLSLRGADASAIVQAVRERLDELKPSFPPGVTIDVFYDRSDLISSAVGTVTKALLEATVLVVILLVAFLGNLRAAFVVALTLPFAALLTFVMMRLFGMTANLMSLGGLAIAIGLIVDAAVVVVENTVERLQHAKPDSKIPKLNEVYRAASEVATPVTAGIIIICLVFLPLLSLSGLEGKLFGPVALTMIMALSGSLVLSLTLIPVLASFVLKSGAHAEPWLVRMMTRGYRALLKACLSFPLPVYLLAAAGLVALVVAYGAIGKTFMPTMDEGNVIMQITKHPSINLQASIDGDLLIQRALKEKVPEVERIVARVGSDELGLDPMGLNETDMFLVLKPKDEWRVPDKQWLIEQLRTAMADLPGYEFAFTQPIEMRTAEMLTGSRGDLAVKIFGPDLEVLSDISAKIQSTLRSVPGAAEVSTVANDSVDYMQIDVDRLSSGRTGLSVTRLQDELRSVIEGAPVGLVAEPGRRTNIVIRGSETVREDPDVFAMTQFAAGDGGLVRVGDVAKLERVAGPIKISRENASRFAVVQAYVTGRDLVGFVEEAQQAVAEKVQLPQGYRLVWGGQFENQRRAATRLSIVIPIALVLIFGVLFATLRSMRQSLLILANVPFALVGGLLALWLSGEYLSVPASVGFIALLGIAVLNGLVLVSHFNELLANGMAVREVVFEGAVRRLRPVMMTASIAAFGLVPLLFATGPGSEIQKPLAIVVIGGLVSSTALTLILLPILFRRFGVAALSSRTSDGMLSWTNPFASSRSSAPRTAPTTSPS, from the coding sequence ATGCTCCGGCGTCTGATCGAATTCTCGCTCACGCAGCGTGTCTTCATGCTGCTCGTTTATGCACTGGTGGCGGCTGCAGGCGTCTACGCGTTCCGCACGATTCCCATCGATGCCTTTCCGGACATCTCGCCGGTGCAGGTGAAGATGATCCTGAAGGCACCGGGAATGACGCCCGAAGAGGTCGAGACGCGCGTCAACACGCCGATCGAGATGGAGCTTCTCGGCATTCCGGGGCAGACCATCCTGCGATCGTCCGCGAAATACGGTGTCGCCGACATCACCCTCGATTTCGAAGAAGGCACCGATCTCTATTGGGCACGCCAGCAGGTGGCCGAGCGTCTGGCCAGCGTTCGCGGCGATCTCCCCGGCAGTGTGACCGGCGGGCTCGCGCCGATCTCCACGCCTCTATCGGACGTGTTCATGTTCACGATCGAAGGCGGCGACCTCTCGCTTGAGGATAGGCGCAGCCTTCTGGATTGGACCATTCGGCCGGCGCTGCGCACCATTCCGGGTGTGGCGGACGTGAATGCGCTCGGCGGCATGGTGCGGACCTTCGAGGTCGCGCCCAATGGTGCCGCGTTGGCCGATGCCGGTCTCGGCGTTTCCGATCTGGCCGCGGCCATCGAGGCCAGCAACCGCAATGACGGCGCAGGAAGGCTCACCGAAGGCGAGAAGGCGCTCGTGGTGCGCTCGGAAGGCGCGATCACGACCCCGAAGGATCTCGAGCAAATCGTACTCAAGATGGACGGCGAGCGTGTCCTCCGCCTCGGCGATGTGGCCACGGTCGGCATCGGCAATCTGACCCGCTACGGTGCCGTGACCGAGAACGGGAACGACGAAGCGGTGCAAGGGCTCGTGCTGTCCCTGCGGGGCGCCGACGCCAGCGCCATTGTTCAGGCGGTTCGCGAGCGTCTCGACGAGCTGAAGCCGAGCTTCCCGCCGGGCGTCACCATCGACGTGTTCTACGATCGCTCCGACCTGATCTCAAGCGCCGTCGGCACGGTGACCAAGGCGCTGCTCGAGGCGACGGTCCTGGTCGTCATCCTGCTGGTGGCGTTTCTCGGAAACCTGCGCGCCGCCTTCGTGGTGGCGCTGACGCTCCCGTTTGCGGCGCTCCTGACCTTCGTCATGATGCGTCTGTTCGGGATGACTGCCAATCTCATGAGCCTCGGCGGGCTCGCCATCGCTATCGGTCTGATTGTCGATGCCGCCGTCGTCGTGGTCGAGAATACGGTCGAGCGTCTTCAGCACGCCAAGCCCGACTCCAAGATTCCCAAGCTGAACGAGGTCTATCGGGCCGCCAGCGAAGTGGCCACGCCGGTGACGGCCGGCATCATCATCATTTGCCTGGTGTTCCTGCCGCTGCTGTCGCTGTCCGGCTTGGAAGGCAAGTTGTTCGGGCCCGTGGCGCTGACGATGATCATGGCCCTGAGTGGCTCGCTCGTTTTGTCGCTGACGCTCATTCCCGTCCTGGCGTCGTTCGTCCTCAAGTCGGGTGCGCATGCCGAACCGTGGCTTGTGCGCATGATGACACGCGGCTATCGCGCACTCCTCAAGGCGTGTCTGAGTTTTCCGTTGCCCGTGTATCTGTTGGCGGCCGCCGGACTTGTCGCGCTCGTCGTCGCCTATGGCGCCATCGGCAAGACCTTCATGCCGACGATGGACGAGGGGAACGTGATCATGCAGATCACGAAGCATCCCTCCATCAACTTGCAGGCCAGCATCGACGGTGACCTGCTGATCCAGCGCGCACTCAAGGAAAAGGTGCCTGAGGTTGAGCGCATTGTCGCGCGCGTCGGCTCCGACGAACTCGGTCTCGACCCGATGGGTCTGAACGAGACGGACATGTTCCTCGTTCTGAAGCCGAAGGACGAGTGGCGCGTGCCGGACAAGCAGTGGCTGATCGAGCAGCTGCGCACGGCCATGGCCGATCTTCCCGGCTACGAGTTTGCTTTCACGCAGCCGATCGAGATGCGCACCGCCGAGATGCTGACCGGATCGCGCGGCGATCTCGCGGTCAAGATCTTCGGCCCTGATCTCGAGGTGTTGTCCGACATTTCCGCGAAGATCCAATCGACGCTGCGAAGTGTGCCGGGCGCCGCGGAGGTATCGACGGTCGCCAATGACAGCGTCGACTACATGCAGATCGACGTCGACCGCCTGTCATCGGGCCGGACCGGCTTGTCCGTCACGCGGCTACAGGACGAGCTGCGGTCGGTGATCGAAGGGGCGCCGGTCGGCCTCGTCGCGGAACCTGGACGGCGCACGAACATCGTCATTCGCGGCAGCGAGACCGTCCGCGAGGATCCCGACGTCTTCGCCATGACCCAGTTTGCCGCGGGCGACGGAGGCCTCGTGCGCGTGGGCGACGTCGCCAAGCTCGAGCGTGTCGCCGGGCCGATCAAGATCAGCCGGGAGAATGCATCGCGCTTCGCCGTGGTGCAGGCCTATGTGACCGGTCGCGATCTCGTTGGATTTGTCGAGGAAGCACAGCAGGCGGTCGCCGAGAAGGTTCAGCTGCCGCAAGGCTACCGCCTGGTCTGGGGCGGTCAGTTCGAAAACCAGCGCCGAGCGGCGACGCGTTTGTCCATCGTCATTCCAATCGCGCTTGTCCTGATCTTTGGCGTCCTGTTCGCGACGCTGCGTTCCATGCGGCAGTCCCTGCTGATCCTCGCCAACGTGCCGTTCGCCCTTGTCGGCGGACTGCTCGCCCTGTGGCTGTCCGGCGAATACCTGTCGGTTCCGGCGTCTGTCGGTTTCATCGCGCTGCTCGGCATTGCCGTGCTTAACGGCCTGGTCCTGGTCAGCCACTTCAACGAACTCCTCGCAAACGGCATGGCGGTTCGCGAGGTCGTCTTCGAAGGCGCCGTGCGCCGGCTGCGTCCTGTGATGATGACGGCCAGCATCGCCGCCTTTGGGCTGGTGCCGCTCCTGTTTGCCACGGGGCCCGGTTCGGAAATCCAGAAGCCTTTGGCGATCGTCGTGATCGGCGGCCTCGTGAGCTCGACAGCGCTCACGCTCATCCTGCTTCCGATCCTGTTCCGGCGCTTTGGCGTCGCGGCCCTCTCATCCCGCACATCCGATGGAATGCTCTCATGGACCAATCCCTTTGCAAGCTCACGCTCGTCTGCCCCCCGGACAGCGCCGACCACATCGCCGAGCTGA
- a CDS encoding DMT family transporter, producing the protein MKHGAIGDGAEARNSMAPRLVSNPYQNQVVKAIGLMVLATICLAGLDTTAKYLTEVQKVPVSEVVWMRFAWHVVFSAIVLWPFALRPSLRSATPGIQFVRSCLMILTTALNFIALKYLQLDQNIAIFFLMPLLVAALSGPLLGEWVGWHRALAIFAGFIGVLVVMHPGIGEVHWAMLFTLGATFGYALFTIATRYLAAYDPPAVTQTYTPLVGVLIMAPFALNEWHSPEHWWVWLLFASLGFWGGLGHWIIILAHRLAPANVLAPYIYLGLIWMSAFGFVIFDDVPTWWTVAGAAIVILAGLYLLARERIAEDRERKRNAARSAGAEFEPPQ; encoded by the coding sequence TTGAAACACGGCGCCATCGGTGACGGCGCGGAAGCACGGAACAGCATGGCGCCTCGCCTCGTCTCAAATCCCTATCAGAACCAGGTGGTCAAGGCGATCGGGCTCATGGTGCTCGCCACGATCTGCCTCGCGGGGCTCGACACCACCGCGAAGTACCTCACGGAGGTGCAGAAGGTTCCGGTCTCTGAGGTCGTGTGGATGCGCTTTGCCTGGCACGTCGTGTTCAGCGCCATCGTGCTTTGGCCTTTCGCGCTGCGGCCCTCGTTACGGTCGGCGACGCCCGGCATTCAATTCGTCCGCTCCTGTCTGATGATCCTCACGACGGCACTGAACTTCATCGCGCTGAAATATCTACAGCTCGACCAGAACATCGCGATCTTCTTTCTGATGCCGCTCCTGGTCGCCGCCCTGTCCGGGCCCCTGCTCGGCGAATGGGTCGGGTGGCACCGCGCCTTGGCGATCTTCGCCGGCTTCATCGGCGTGCTGGTGGTGATGCACCCGGGCATCGGCGAGGTCCATTGGGCCATGCTGTTCACTCTCGGCGCGACGTTCGGCTACGCGCTGTTCACCATCGCAACCCGCTACCTTGCCGCCTACGACCCGCCGGCCGTCACCCAGACCTACACGCCACTCGTGGGCGTGTTGATCATGGCGCCATTCGCGCTGAACGAATGGCACTCGCCGGAACACTGGTGGGTTTGGCTGCTTTTCGCCTCGCTCGGATTCTGGGGCGGGCTTGGCCATTGGATCATCATCCTGGCGCACCGGCTTGCACCCGCGAACGTGCTGGCGCCCTACATCTATCTCGGCCTCATTTGGATGTCCGCTTTCGGCTTCGTCATCTTCGACGACGTCCCGACCTGGTGGACCGTTGCCGGCGCCGCGATCGTCATCCTTGCGGGACTCTACCTCCTGGCGCGGGAACGCATCGCCGAGGACCGCGAGCGCAAACGCAACGCGGCGCGCTCGGCTGGCGCCGAGTTCGAGCCGCCGCAATAG
- a CDS encoding DUF3311 domain-containing protein: MSTKEKQGSPWRYWPRLLLIIPFALVAWVPLYNRIEPTLLGIPFFYWYQLAAIIVGALVVMAVYYLDRRETLAAEQADRKTKPGEDAGRGGRP; this comes from the coding sequence ATGAGCACAAAGGAGAAGCAGGGCTCTCCGTGGCGATATTGGCCGCGGCTGCTGCTGATCATTCCGTTCGCGCTCGTGGCCTGGGTGCCCCTCTACAATCGGATCGAACCCACGCTGCTGGGGATCCCGTTCTTCTATTGGTACCAGCTCGCCGCCATCATCGTCGGGGCCCTGGTGGTGATGGCCGTCTACTACCTCGATCGGCGCGAAACGCTCGCGGCGGAGCAGGCCGATCGGAAGACGAAACCCGGTGAGGACGCGGGACGGGGAGGGCGCCCGTGA
- a CDS encoding efflux RND transporter periplasmic adaptor subunit codes for MAGAASAETKTVTLSADQVRRLDIKVESVQPAEAETLATLPGTVVPPVNSRIVATAPFSGTLTQVHVLPGQRVSKGEAVATISSRDLLDVQSQLSQAEAELQMADAVARRKRLLVDKRFQNPVVAEEAEAQVAKIKAVIEQYRRTLALNGISLGADGAYSIPAAADGTVVEVDAMPGEMIEAMGPVVTIDTSDELWVEVQVPARLLPVIEPGSAIQIVGGPKGRVVSIGKSLQGVTRSAILYAAVPSNSGLLAGQLVSVLLQRPAVGGAFSVPSKAVARIDGHSAVFVRNDAGFAIAPVELRGKSTEAATIVGNIPSDAMVAASGLPELEQMLAGE; via the coding sequence ATGGCCGGTGCAGCGTCAGCTGAAACCAAGACCGTGACCCTGTCAGCCGATCAGGTTCGCCGCCTCGACATTAAGGTCGAGTCCGTGCAGCCGGCCGAAGCTGAAACCTTGGCGACGCTTCCCGGAACCGTCGTGCCGCCCGTCAATTCGCGCATCGTCGCGACGGCGCCTTTCTCGGGAACCCTGACCCAGGTCCATGTGCTCCCCGGTCAGCGCGTGAGCAAAGGAGAGGCGGTCGCCACTATCTCCAGCCGCGACCTCCTGGATGTCCAGAGCCAGCTGTCCCAGGCCGAAGCCGAGCTGCAGATGGCGGATGCGGTTGCGCGGCGGAAGCGGCTGCTCGTGGACAAGCGCTTCCAGAATCCTGTCGTGGCCGAAGAGGCCGAGGCGCAGGTCGCCAAGATCAAGGCGGTCATCGAGCAGTACCGCCGGACCTTGGCCCTCAACGGGATCTCGCTGGGCGCAGATGGGGCGTATTCGATTCCCGCTGCCGCCGACGGCACGGTCGTCGAAGTCGACGCCATGCCCGGAGAGATGATCGAGGCCATGGGGCCCGTCGTGACCATCGATACCAGCGACGAGCTGTGGGTCGAGGTCCAGGTCCCGGCGCGCCTCTTGCCCGTGATCGAGCCGGGTAGTGCCATCCAGATCGTCGGCGGTCCCAAAGGGCGTGTCGTGTCGATCGGCAAATCGCTCCAGGGCGTGACGCGGTCTGCGATCCTTTATGCGGCGGTCCCCTCCAACAGCGGCCTCCTGGCAGGGCAGTTGGTGTCCGTCTTGCTTCAAAGGCCCGCGGTGGGCGGCGCCTTCTCGGTTCCCAGCAAAGCCGTGGCGCGCATCGATGGCCACAGCGCCGTGTTCGTCCGCAATGACGCCGGGTTCGCGATCGCGCCCGTGGAGTTGCGCGGCAAGTCGACCGAGGCGGCGACCATCGTCGGAAACATCCCGTCGGATGCCATGGTTGCCGCGAGCGGCCTCCCCGAACTCGAGCAAATGCTGGCGGGAGAATAG
- a CDS encoding dihydrofolate reductase: MADIRAIIAIGQRGQLGLNGALPWEGNKDREYVADVARFFDVTRGHVVIAGPTTISAFPEYAYEDRTIVEIRSIHHPEEVFGWFPDRVVYVGGGPPVWDVYAPYIRHWDINRLSYDGEADRWFDPAWLVATPDDA, from the coding sequence GTGGCGGACATACGCGCGATCATTGCGATTGGACAGAGAGGTCAGCTCGGCCTGAACGGCGCGTTGCCCTGGGAAGGTAACAAGGACCGGGAGTATGTCGCCGATGTGGCCCGCTTCTTCGATGTGACGCGCGGTCACGTGGTCATCGCCGGTCCCACGACCATCTCCGCATTCCCGGAATACGCCTATGAGGACCGCACCATCGTCGAGATTCGCTCGATCCACCATCCGGAGGAGGTCTTCGGGTGGTTTCCGGACCGCGTGGTCTATGTGGGCGGCGGCCCGCCGGTTTGGGACGTCTATGCGCCCTATATCCGTCACTGGGACATCAATAGGCTCTCCTATGATGGAGAGGCCGACAGATGGTTTGACCCGGCTTGGCTGGTCGCGACGCCGGACGACGCCTAG
- a CDS encoding response regulator transcription factor, producing MRILLVEDDNEIAKRLMSGLSQAGFTVERADNGTDGYTMGLDEEYAAAVLDLGLPEMQGIDVLKRWRSANRALPVLILTARGTWAEKVDGLNAGADDYVTKPFHVPEVAARLRALVRRASGIASAVLTHRGIELDTGSGSVLLNGTPVKLTAREMKMLTYFLHRIGRIVSQAELAEHLYALEDSRESNTIEVYVSRLRRKLGADIITTVRGLGYRMD from the coding sequence ATGCGCATCCTGCTGGTCGAGGATGACAACGAGATCGCCAAAAGGCTGATGTCCGGTCTGTCCCAGGCCGGCTTCACGGTCGAGCGCGCGGACAACGGCACGGACGGCTATACGATGGGTCTCGACGAGGAATATGCGGCCGCCGTTCTCGATCTCGGCCTACCGGAAATGCAGGGAATCGACGTCCTCAAACGCTGGCGCTCCGCCAACCGTGCCCTCCCCGTGCTGATCCTGACCGCGCGCGGCACCTGGGCGGAAAAGGTCGACGGTCTGAACGCCGGCGCCGACGACTACGTGACAAAGCCGTTTCATGTGCCCGAAGTTGCCGCCCGTCTGCGCGCGCTGGTCCGCCGCGCATCCGGCATCGCGAGCGCCGTCCTGACCCATCGGGGTATAGAGCTCGATACCGGATCGGGCAGCGTCTTGCTGAACGGAACGCCCGTCAAACTCACGGCGCGCGAGATGAAGATGCTGACCTATTTCCTGCATCGTATCGGCCGGATCGTTTCGCAGGCGGAACTGGCCGAACACCTCTATGCACTCGAGGACAGCCGGGAATCGAACACCATCGAGGTGTATGTCAGCCGCCTCCGCCGAAAACTCGGCGCGGACATCATCACGACGGTCCGCGGCCTCGGCTACAGGATGGATTAG